The genomic stretch GCTGATCGGTGAAGACATTGACCGGTTTGAAGTACAGCGAGAGATCCCACCCGTTCAGCAGCGTTTCATAGTCATCCTGAATAAACGTGCCCGAGAATGAATTCAGGTACGCCAGCACCGTCCAGAAGGCGATGAGACAAACAGCGAGAACAATGGGGCGATGCATTGATGCGGGCAAAGTCAGAGAGACGAACTGGCCCCTGTAAAATACAAAAGCCCGGGGAAGTTCGAAACTCCCCCGGGCCGGATTCTCAATCAGCAGGTCAGCTCAAGAGGCTTACTCGAAGTTGCCTTTGACCAGCTGAGTCTGGAACAGCGAACCACCGTTGTAGCACTCGAAGTGAGGCAGTTCGATCTGGTTGCTGGTGTAACCATCAGCAGATTCCGAACCACCGTTCATGCCGAAGCCGGGGTTGAAGAAGTTGTCGCCGTCGAGGTCTTTGAAGTTCTTGACCGAGCCGTCAGCCATCAGCAGGTTAACCTGACCGCTGTGGATGGCGTACCAGTCGCGAGTGTCCTGCATCCACAGGGTGCCGTCGTCGCCACCGAAAGCGGTGTTCCAGTCGGCCGGAGTCGTTGCGGAATCGACAACCACAGAGTTGACCGTCGTGGAGAAGTCGTTCGGAGAAGGCAGGCGATCGTTGAGCAGCGTCGAAGCGACACCGTCGGTCGGAGCCCACTGAATCGAAGAGCTCGGAGTGTCGAGCAGTTCGATATTCGGACCAGCTTCAACAAAGGCCGGACCATCGTTGGCTGCTTCAGCCATACGATCGCCAGCGGAAGCGAAGTTACCGAGCGTGACAGCCAGAGTGGCTTCGCCGATGTCACCAGGACCACCGTCGCCGAGGAGAGGAATCGCGGAGGTCGGAGCGTCAGCCTGATCCAGTTTGCTGATGGTGATCGGGCCGAGTGATCCCAGCAGACCCTTACAGGCAGCGTCTCCAGTAGAACCGGAGATCGTACCGTCCTGAGCGGTGATTGCATCGGTGCGGGACAGGAACCACGAAGCGGCGTAGTTGGTGACGTAACCCTTTTCGATGAAGTTGGTCACGACGTAGTTACCACGGAGCGTGGTGTTAGCAGCTCCAGAGATGGCAGCATCGTCGAAGTCGCCGCAGGCACCTTCGGTCAGGCGGAAGGAGAGAGCGTGACCGCTGGTCGGGATCTTGGTGTTGGAACCGGTCGTGTCACCACCGAGGAGTTCGTTGAACTTCTCGTTGACGATGAACGGGCTCGAGGGGCAGTTCAGTTCCAGACCGGAACCGGCACCCTGGTTGACCATGTCGGCGACGAAGCCGAAGGTGTCCGGGCAACCATCGCGGAGGTAGTCGAACTGTCCGGTGCAGAGACGACCCTTAGGATCGGAATCTGCGAAGACGAACATCGAGATGCCGTACTGACGCAGGTTGTTCTTACACTGGGTGTTACGAGCGGCTTCGCGAGCACGCTGGACGGCTGGCAGCAGCAGGGCAGCCAGGATGGCGATGATGGCGATAACCACCAGGAGTTCGATCAGGGTAAAACCTGCTCGCTTCAGGGAACGAGTCTTCATAAGTGCGTTTCTCCAAAAATCAGAGAACAACAATGAAACATCACCGCAAACATTGCGATGACCAACAAAAAGGGGGGACACATGAAAGCAGGTCAAACCCGCGGGTTCCTGCTCTCCGTCGTCCAGGGTTTCGCCGAGGAAAACATTTCCGGCGAAGATTTCCAACGATCTCTCAGATCTGCCGTATACTTGGTTGGCAAGCTCGTTGGATCGTCATTTTCTCGGGCATCTCGCAGCCCTCAGCATCCGTGCAAATCTATCAAACAAAGGAGACATGGTTTCTCGAGGAACTCAGGAAGGCGGTGGTCTTTAGTTAGTGTCTGAAGCCCGGTTCGATCTGCGAACAAACCGTCGGACTCACTGGGCAACCGCCATAGCTCAAAGTGCTCTTGAAGAATGTCTCCGTTATCCGCGCCCTCTGAAAACACTCTGCCAGAAACTTCCTGACAGGCTCGATCGTTTCCTTGAGGGCAGAACCAGTTGCCGGCCTTGTGTGGTGAAACGGTATCCGGCGTTTGTGTGTGGTTTGTGAAGGCCGAGACAATAAACCAAAAATCGTCTGGTGGGGCCTGGCGTCGTCCAGAACCAGGTTGACAACTCTGTCGGGCTTCACGGAACCGGGCTGGATTCGGCATTAATGAGAATCCGCTCCCGGACCGCAGACTTCCTTCCCGTGTCCCTTCCGAAGCTCAGTCAATCACCCTTGTGGTGATGTGTCCCGACGAGCGACATCCTAGGCTCCAATGGGAACGACGCATCAACACGATGTTAAAATCCAGTGAAGCCCGGGTTTTGCGCCAACACAATCGCTCAACGGTCTTTTCCCGGCCTCCATCCCGACTCTCCTCCAGAGAGAACCAAGCAAGACAATACCGTTCGATCCCGCTATACTCCGGGCTGTTTTCCCCTACATGGAAAAGAGTTACGGTTCTGGAAGCAGGAGAAGGATGGAGCATGGCTGAAGATTTCTCGCGCGAGCTGGACGTCGCGCTTCAGGCAGTCGCCGAGGCGGCCAAATTGTGTCGCTCGGTCAATTCGCGGATTGCTCCCGATGTGCTGGAGAAGAAGGACAAGAGTCCGGTCACGATTGCCGATTTCGGCTCCCAGGCACTGGTCGCCCGCGTCCTGGAAACGCATTTCCCGGATGACGCCATCATCGGAGAAGAAGACGCCGCCGAACTTCGGCAGCCCGAACAGGCCGGCTTCCTTAAGGCGATTCACGATGAGATGATCCGTCTGGACCTCAATCCTTCCGACGAGGCCATCTTCAACTGGGTCGATCGCTGCTCTCAGAAAGAACACTGCGACCGCTTTTGGACACTCGATCCGATCGATGGAACCAAGGGCTTTCTGCGTCGCGAGCAGTACGCCATTTCTCTCGCATTGATCGTCGATGGCGTTGTGACTGTAGCCGCCGTGGGCTGCCCGAACCTGGGCGCCGATGTGGACACGCCCCCGGAAGGAGGCGGACTCGTTTTCGCTGCTGTTCGCGGCCAGGGCGCGACTGTTCGTTCGCTGGTTTCCCTGCTCAATCCCGAGCCGGTTCGCGTCAGTTCCCGCACCAAAATGTCGGAAAAGCGGTTCTGCGAATCTGTCGAATCGGGACACAGCTCGCACAACGATTCGGCTGAAGTCGCCAGTCGGCTGGGCATCAAAGCCGATCCTGTCCGACTCGACAGCCAGGCCAAGTACTGTGTCGTTGCCCGGGGGGAAGCTGATATCTACCTCCGTTTACCGACTCGTCCTGGTTACCAGGAAAAGATCTGGGACCACGCCGGTGGAGTACTCGTCGTCGAGGAAGCGGGCGGAACGATTACGGACGTGACAGGCAAGCCGCTGGAGTTCACGCATGGCTCGACTCTGAAAGAGAATCGAGGCGTGGTTGTCAGCAACGGTTCCGGGCACGACGAAATCATTGCCGCACTGGCCGCAGTGGGTGTGTCGTAAGTGCCACTGACATTCGCACACATCTCTCTTCTGACGAACTGAAGGGCCGTTCCGGATGACCTGGGAAATCGTCTTTACGCTGACGATCGTGCTCGGATCGATCATTGCGATGATCCGATCTCGGATTGGTCCGGACCTGATCCTCATCGGTGCACTCTCGTTCCTGTTGCTTTCCGGCGTCGTCGATGTCGATCGTGGCCTGAAGGGGTTCTCGAATCCCGGATTGATCACCGTCGCCATTCTGTTCGTGGTCGCTGAAGGTCTCCATCAGACGGGGGCCATCAATCAGGTCGTCCAGAGCATGCTCGGGCATCCGAAATCGGCGACGACCGGTCTGGTTCGACTGATCTTCCCCGCTGCCCTGCTCTCCGCGTTCATCAACAACACGCCGGTCGTGGCGATGCTGATGCCGGTCGTGAACGACTGGGCCAAGAAATGCGGCTATTCCGTCTCCAAGTTTCTACTCCCGTTGAGTTTCGCCACCATCCTCGGCGGCACCTGCACAATCTTCGGAACCAGCACGACGCTGATTCTGAACGGCTGGTTTGCAGAAGCGGGATACGATCCTATCGGACTGTTCGAAATCACCTGGATCGGCCTGCCGCTGACTGTAATCGGCCTGGCGTTTCTGCTGCTGACAAGCGGCTGGTTGCTTCCGGACCGCGTTTCCGCGGAAACACAGTTCGATGACCCCCGGGAATACACGATCGAGATGATTGTCGAACCGGGCAGCCCGCTCGTCGGGAAATCGATTGGAGCAGCCGGCCTGAGATCCTTACCCGGGCTCTACCTG from Rubinisphaera margarita encodes the following:
- a CDS encoding 3'(2'),5'-bisphosphate nucleotidase, whose amino-acid sequence is MAEDFSRELDVALQAVAEAAKLCRSVNSRIAPDVLEKKDKSPVTIADFGSQALVARVLETHFPDDAIIGEEDAAELRQPEQAGFLKAIHDEMIRLDLNPSDEAIFNWVDRCSQKEHCDRFWTLDPIDGTKGFLRREQYAISLALIVDGVVTVAAVGCPNLGADVDTPPEGGGLVFAAVRGQGATVRSLVSLLNPEPVRVSSRTKMSEKRFCESVESGHSSHNDSAEVASRLGIKADPVRLDSQAKYCVVARGEADIYLRLPTRPGYQEKIWDHAGGVLVVEEAGGTITDVTGKPLEFTHGSTLKENRGVVVSNGSGHDEIIAALAAVGVS
- a CDS encoding DUF1559 family PulG-like putative transporter; protein product: MKTRSLKRAGFTLIELLVVIAIIAILAALLLPAVQRAREAARNTQCKNNLRQYGISMFVFADSDPKGRLCTGQFDYLRDGCPDTFGFVADMVNQGAGSGLELNCPSSPFIVNEKFNELLGGDTTGSNTKIPTSGHALSFRLTEGACGDFDDAAISGAANTTLRGNYVVTNFIEKGYVTNYAASWFLSRTDAITAQDGTISGSTGDAACKGLLGSLGPITISKLDQADAPTSAIPLLGDGGPGDIGEATLAVTLGNFASAGDRMAEAANDGPAFVEAGPNIELLDTPSSSIQWAPTDGVASTLLNDRLPSPNDFSTTVNSVVVDSATTPADWNTAFGGDDGTLWMQDTRDWYAIHSGQVNLLMADGSVKNFKDLDGDNFFNPGFGMNGGSESADGYTSNQIELPHFECYNGGSLFQTQLVKGNFE